A window from Candidatus Nitrospira neomarina encodes these proteins:
- a CDS encoding DUF547 domain-containing protein, which yields MMEWITRFSRPGKAPFILIISFALSMGCSTIPHTFTPSHPVSPEAFSHENFHQALMAHVKNGVVDYPRFAQDSRFTRYLHLLQHIAPQQLPTPNHRLAFWINVYNAFVIKGIIDGYAPTSLTGRYTFFIGRTYQVGGELLNLYDLEQHLLIPDFKEPRIHFAIVCASQSCPKLQSAVYTPESLDQQLTASARQFINDPTRNRFDRQRRIAYLSKIFDWFSEDFINHSGSLLGYVAQFVTDPDLANDIRQNPYTIEFLDYDWSLNGIPPLPHS from the coding sequence ATGATGGAGTGGATCACGCGATTTTCAAGACCGGGGAAAGCACCCTTCATTCTTATCATCTCCTTCGCCCTTTCCATGGGCTGCTCGACTATTCCCCATACGTTTACTCCTTCTCATCCCGTTTCTCCGGAGGCTTTTAGCCATGAAAACTTTCATCAAGCACTCATGGCTCATGTGAAGAACGGCGTTGTGGACTATCCCCGATTCGCTCAAGATTCACGCTTCACTCGTTACCTTCACCTCCTTCAACATATCGCCCCCCAGCAACTTCCGACTCCCAATCATCGTCTGGCCTTTTGGATTAATGTCTATAATGCTTTTGTCATTAAAGGCATCATTGATGGATATGCTCCAACCTCGCTGACTGGACGATACACCTTTTTTATCGGCCGGACATACCAGGTGGGAGGGGAATTATTGAATCTGTATGACCTGGAACAGCACCTCCTGATTCCCGATTTCAAGGAACCCCGTATACATTTTGCTATAGTCTGTGCCTCACAATCCTGTCCAAAACTTCAATCGGCAGTCTACACTCCCGAGTCTCTTGACCAACAACTCACGGCAAGTGCCCGACAGTTTATTAACGATCCCACACGCAACCGGTTCGACCGACAACGCCGCATCGCCTATCTGTCCAAAATCTTCGATTGGTTTTCCGAGGATTTTATTAATCATTCAGGTTCATTGCTTGGCTATGTTGCACAATTCGTCACAGATCCGGATCTCGCGAACGACATCCGCCAGAACCCGTATACCATCGAATTTCTCGACTATGACTGGAGTCTCAATGGAATCCCTCCCCTTCCCCATTCATGA
- a CDS encoding TIGR04283 family arsenosugar biosynthesis glycosyltransferase: protein MIWVIIPTYNEEKALPHTIRSVLSQSTPYRVIVVDGGSTDRTLEILRQDPQISWCMAHKGRASQMNAGARMVVQMQASADDWLLFLHADTQLPRGAFRQLHQLASDPSSQAGGFRHRFSGKDWRLRMISWLDNLRCTHSHIVYGDQALFVRQGLFTQLGGFPLQAVLEDVVFGQTLLTKTIPRLLPLTVITDSRKFVKMGIWRSFIRVLMIILHVEFGLPTFSPAFFRDVR, encoded by the coding sequence ATGATTTGGGTCATCATTCCCACCTATAACGAGGAGAAGGCCCTACCGCACACCATCAGGTCCGTGCTGTCTCAATCAACACCCTACCGGGTCATCGTCGTGGATGGAGGAAGTACCGACCGCACGCTTGAAATCCTTCGCCAGGATCCACAAATTTCATGGTGTATGGCCCACAAAGGGCGCGCATCACAAATGAATGCAGGCGCCCGAATGGTGGTTCAGATGCAGGCTTCCGCCGATGACTGGCTCCTGTTTCTCCATGCTGACACTCAACTCCCTCGAGGGGCCTTCCGGCAATTACACCAACTTGCTTCCGACCCTTCCTCCCAGGCGGGAGGATTCCGCCATCGCTTCTCTGGAAAGGATTGGCGGTTACGCATGATTTCCTGGTTGGATAATCTCCGATGCACACATTCACATATCGTTTATGGGGATCAGGCCTTATTCGTGAGACAAGGCCTGTTCACCCAATTAGGAGGATTCCCTCTGCAGGCCGTTCTGGAAGATGTCGTGTTTGGACAGACCCTCCTGACGAAAACGATTCCCAGACTTTTACCTTTGACGGTCATCACCGATTCCCGGAAATTCGTCAAAATGGGAATATGGCGAAGTTTTATTCGCGTCCTCATGATTATCCTGCATGTGGAATTCGGGCTGCCCACATTTTCTCCTGCCTTTTTCCGGGATGTCCGGTAA
- the glgA gene encoding glycogen synthase, which yields MKVLMFTNEFPPYTYGGAGAHVEYLSRELSHLLPIEVRCFGDQRLDQGNLKVHGIPLGDTPFTAPKPLHSVLGAVQRSWQMNAEGLGADLIHCHTWYTHFGGIMAKLNYGIPLVITTHSLEPLRPWKREQLAGGYDFSLWVEKTALEMADAIIAVSEGTKKDILKLFQVPEERIHVIHNGIDLQEFRNVQSQDVLTRYGIPAGQPYVLFVGRMTRQKGITYLIQALSYLDEEFPVVLCASSPDTPAMAAEMKEALDQISAHRKHIYWIPDILDKPSLIELYSHAGVFCCPSIYEPFGIINLEAMACEVPVVASAVGGIPEVVVEDETGFLVPVDQLEEAPFSPKDPERFAQDLADRLNQLMRDPELRAPMGQAGRRRAEEFFGWDKIAKRTKALYETVLGES from the coding sequence ATGAAAGTCTTGATGTTCACCAATGAATTTCCCCCATACACCTATGGGGGCGCCGGGGCGCACGTGGAGTATTTGAGTCGGGAATTATCACATCTTCTTCCCATCGAAGTCCGCTGTTTTGGTGATCAACGCCTGGATCAAGGCAATTTGAAGGTGCATGGGATTCCTCTAGGAGACACTCCGTTTACAGCTCCCAAGCCCTTGCATTCGGTCCTTGGCGCGGTGCAGCGCTCCTGGCAAATGAATGCCGAGGGGTTGGGCGCGGACCTGATTCATTGCCATACCTGGTATACCCATTTTGGCGGCATCATGGCCAAGCTCAATTACGGTATTCCGCTGGTCATCACCACGCATTCATTAGAGCCCCTCCGGCCCTGGAAACGAGAGCAGTTAGCCGGCGGGTATGATTTTTCTCTATGGGTTGAGAAAACCGCCCTGGAGATGGCTGATGCCATTATCGCCGTTTCCGAAGGAACCAAGAAAGACATTCTTAAATTGTTTCAGGTTCCTGAAGAGCGGATTCATGTCATACATAACGGGATCGACCTTCAGGAATTTCGGAATGTCCAAAGCCAGGATGTGTTAACCCGTTATGGGATTCCTGCCGGACAACCCTATGTGTTGTTTGTGGGGAGAATGACCCGGCAGAAGGGTATTACCTATTTGATTCAGGCTCTCTCCTATTTGGATGAGGAGTTTCCCGTAGTCTTGTGTGCCAGCTCTCCTGATACACCGGCCATGGCCGCAGAAATGAAAGAGGCGCTCGACCAGATTTCGGCCCATCGAAAGCATATTTATTGGATACCGGATATCCTCGACAAACCGAGTCTCATTGAATTGTATTCTCATGCCGGGGTTTTTTGTTGTCCGTCTATTTATGAACCATTCGGGATCATTAATTTAGAGGCCATGGCTTGTGAGGTGCCTGTGGTGGCTTCTGCCGTCGGCGGCATTCCTGAGGTCGTTGTGGAGGATGAGACGGGATTTTTGGTGCCGGTTGACCAATTGGAAGAAGCTCCCTTTAGTCCGAAAGATCCCGAGCGGTTTGCCCAGGACCTGGCCGATCGCTTAAATCAACTCATGCGGGATCCTGAATTACGGGCGCCAATGGGGCAAGCCGGGAGACGACGGGCGGAAGAATTTTTTGGCTGGGACAAAATTGCTAAACGCACGAAGGCGTTGTACGAAACCGTTCTCGGGGAGAGCTAG